The Pseudomonadota bacterium region TGATCGCCAGCGCCGGGGGCCGCATCAGTGGAGTTGTGTTGTCGATGGTTGATACAAAAATCCACGCGGCTTCAAGGTTCCCGGATGCAGCCGCATATTATACAAGCCTAAATAAATATTACATGAAGCTCCCTAAGCATACCCAACTATCGTGACAATTATCATCACACCAAGCCGATTTTGTCACGCATTCAAAAGAGGAGTAGCTGATTTCAAAAAGCTAACGATTGTTTTCGCAAGCCACACCTTCATGGGTGGAACCTTTGTTGTTGGCTCTAATCATCTAGCACGTTGCTTAGCGAACCAAGGCCACCGCGTCTTGCACCTGAGCACTCCCATCACACCTTTTCACCTGGCTCGTTGGTCAAATCCCGAAATCAAGGGGCGCTTTAAGACTTGGTGTCATGGTGGGAGAGCGTATCACGATGGGGTGATCGACTACGTACCACTGGGCTTAATTCCCAAGAGGATTGCATACCGACTTTTCACGCAGCGCGGTCCGTGCCTCCTCACGCTTCCATCTATCCGGCACATTCTTCGGCGATATAACTTTACTGCTGTCGATCTCCTTCTAGTTGATCAGCCCATTTTCGTTGGTTTAGAAAAGATCGTTAGCCCCAGGATAACGGTCTATAGAGCGACTGACCTGTACAGAGAAATGCTTGGTAATCTACTTAATGAAACGATCGAGAAAGAAATGGCAAATCGAGCGGACTTTCTTATTGGAACGTCGCAGCCGGTTTTAAACAGATTACGAAGTTTGGCGCCGGACAAACCTATTTCGATGTTGGAAAACGGCGTGGACTACCTGTTTTTTTCAAAGCCTGCTATGGCGCCTCCTGAATATGCCGCGATACCTTCTCCCAGACTCGTTTATGCTGGTGCGCTTGACGGACGGTTCGGATACGAGGCCGTAAGGGCGACAGCAAAGTGTCTTCCACACGCCAACGTCATTCTAATCGGCCCGTACGGAAACGATGCTGTCAAGCAGTTAGGTGCCGGTAACAACATCCATTTATTAGGACTGCGGAAATACCATCAGCTGCCGGCCTACTTTCAGCACGCTGACATAGGGTTACTTCCGTTAAGCGATCATCCGGCGAATGCTGGAAGGAGTCCGATGAAGTTATTTGAGTACGGTGCCAGCGGATTGCCAGTGGTTGCAACTCGAACGATCGAGTTGACCAGGCGTAAGCTCGATTTTGTGTTTTTAGCCGATAACGAGCACGAATTTGTTTCTCACATAATTGACCTAATGGATTGTGCCGAGACACGAGAGAAAATAGGATCAACCGCTAAGGATCTATCAAGCAATTACTCGTGGGAAAAAATAACGCGTCGCTTCCTTACTGAGATTTGCGCTATACAACTGTGGACGAAGTATTCCGGGGGTAGTACCCCTAATTGCATTGTCCGAGAAACGCAGCATGACGACTCGATATCCGTTTAGCTCGAGGCGTCACTCACGTGTATAAATCCGCAAGGAAACTTGTTATGAACTTTTAGGGGTTTGAACATGGATAATGTATACCGCAGAGTTATCTTAGTTACCGGCATGAAATCCAGCAACGTCGAGACTACTTTGCATTGCACCCGGG contains the following coding sequences:
- a CDS encoding glycosyltransferase, whose translation is MTIIITPSRFCHAFKRGVADFKKLTIVFASHTFMGGTFVVGSNHLARCLANQGHRVLHLSTPITPFHLARWSNPEIKGRFKTWCHGGRAYHDGVIDYVPLGLIPKRIAYRLFTQRGPCLLTLPSIRHILRRYNFTAVDLLLVDQPIFVGLEKIVSPRITVYRATDLYREMLGNLLNETIEKEMANRADFLIGTSQPVLNRLRSLAPDKPISMLENGVDYLFFSKPAMAPPEYAAIPSPRLVYAGALDGRFGYEAVRATAKCLPHANVILIGPYGNDAVKQLGAGNNIHLLGLRKYHQLPAYFQHADIGLLPLSDHPANAGRSPMKLFEYGASGLPVVATRTIELTRRKLDFVFLADNEHEFVSHIIDLMDCAETREKIGSTAKDLSSNYSWEKITRRFLTEICAIQLWTKYSGGSTPNCIVRETQHDDSISV